Part of the Pseudomonas baltica genome is shown below.
ACGCATGAAAACCTCTCTCTCCAAAGGCGTAGCAACCCCTGCCACGCTGCCATCCCCCGGCAAGCGCAGCGGCAATTATTTCGGCCTCGGCACCTACCTCGGGCTGGCCGGTGCCTTGCTGGCGATGATCGTGCTGTTCTCGCTGCTCAGCGATCATTTTCTCTCGTACGAGACCTTCAGCACCCTGGCCAACCAGATCCCCGACTTGATGGTGCTGGCAGTGGGCATGACGTTCATCTTGATCATCGGCGGCATCGATCTGTCGGTGGGCTCGGTGCTGGCGCTGGCGGCGTCGGCGGTCAGCGTGGCGATGCTCGGGTGGGGCTGGGGCGTGCTGCCGGCGGCACTGCTGGGCATCGCTTGCGCGACAGTAGCCGGGACCATCACCGGGTCGATCACCGTGGCCTGGCGCATACCGTCGTTCATCGTCTCCCTGGGTGTGCTGGAAATGGCCCGTGGCGTGGCCTATCAATTGACCGACTCGCGCACTGCCTACATCGGTGACTCATACGCCTGGCTATCCAACCCGTTTGCCTTCGGCATCTCGCCGTCGTTCGTGATCGCACTGGTGGTGATCTTCGTCGCTCAGGCTGTGCTCACGCGCACCGTGTTCGGCCGCTACCTGATCGGCATCGGCACCAACGAAGAGGCCGTGCGCCTGGCCGGCATCAACCCCAAGCCCTACAAGATCCTGGTGTTCTCGCTGATGGGCCTGCTGGCGGGCGTAGCGGCGTTGTTCCAGATCTCGCGGCTGGAAGCGGCCGATCCGAATGCCGGTTCGGGTCTGGAGTTGCAGGTCATCGCCGCGGTGGTGATCGGCGGCACCAGCTTGATGGGCGGCCGTGGCTCGGTAATCAGCACCTTCTTCGGCGTGCTGATCATCTCGGTGCTGGCGGCGGGGCTGGCGCAGATCGGCGCCACCGAGCCGACCAAACGCATCATCACTGGCCTGGTGATCGTGGTGGCGGTGGTACTCGATACCTATCGCAGCAACCGCGCCAAGCGGCGCGGCTGATATGGCGACCATCAAGGACGTGGCGGCACTGGCAGGGATTTCCTACACCACAGTGTCCCATGTGGTGAACAGCTCGCGACCAGTAAGCGATGAGGTGCGGCTCAAGGTCGAGGCCGCCATCGTGCAGCTCGGCTACGTGCCCAGCGCCGTGGCGCGCTCGCTCAAGGCCCAGGCCACCTCGACCATCGGTTTGTTGATCCCTAACGGTATCAACCCGTATTTCGCCGAGCTGGCGCGGGGCATCGAGGACTACTGCGAGCGCAACGGCTTTTGCGTGATTCTGTGCAATTCGGACGACGATCCGGACAAACAGCGCAACTATCTGCGGGTGTTGCAGGAGAAACGCGTCGACGGCCTGATCGTGTCGTCGGTAGGCGGCGACAACGGCCTGGTGCAGGGCCTCGCCGCAGTACGCACGCCGATGGTGATCGTCGACCGC
Proteins encoded:
- a CDS encoding ABC transporter permease, which produces MKTSLSKGVATPATLPSPGKRSGNYFGLGTYLGLAGALLAMIVLFSLLSDHFLSYETFSTLANQIPDLMVLAVGMTFILIIGGIDLSVGSVLALAASAVSVAMLGWGWGVLPAALLGIACATVAGTITGSITVAWRIPSFIVSLGVLEMARGVAYQLTDSRTAYIGDSYAWLSNPFAFGISPSFVIALVVIFVAQAVLTRTVFGRYLIGIGTNEEAVRLAGINPKPYKILVFSLMGLLAGVAALFQISRLEAADPNAGSGLELQVIAAVVIGGTSLMGGRGSVISTFFGVLIISVLAAGLAQIGATEPTKRIITGLVIVVAVVLDTYRSNRAKRRG